One Poecilia reticulata strain Guanapo linkage group LG4, Guppy_female_1.0+MT, whole genome shotgun sequence genomic window carries:
- the plvapb gene encoding plasmalemma vesicle associated protein b — translation MYSSSCSRVKLGPEARQPLYRNKGKSCGYYMRIVFFFSSLIQSLIIVSLVLLLIYGQPEKSAEEERVKKLELEFNKLSADNMNLTKQKVELGAKLAASLAEKAALQKEMANLTKFRSNTRFSPQFPMRCPPCLPPPTYIHIAKCQERVQNETALVKSNANQVVHNLLSERDNAFRDRDNAIRDRDNGFRDRDVHLTEARKLRRDKDLLEEKLTAYKRKCKEDFVQALSGVQTVTTTFLNKIDNLFPHSLTFHLTCKSQREQLETIKSNCTNLSREVENKLQPYLDHVGETMTEIQWRSSQLEVQNSDLTSKLQQCEDKHKAAVAKATTDLDEKQKFHDQQLTTLLKEKLQQEQQLAQKDTEIQALHQMLPSKAGPPNAAFLQTMPQQGR, via the exons ATGTACAGCTCCAGCTGCTCCCGGGTCAAGCTCGGCCCAGAGGCCCGGCAGCCGCTGTACAGAAACAAAGGGAAGAGCTGCGGCTACTACATGAGGatcgttttcttcttttcatcccTCATCCAGTCGCTCATCATCGTCAGCCTGGTGCTCCTGCTCATCTACGGACAGCCAGAAAAGtctgcagaggaggagagggtCAAG AAGCTGGAGCTGGAATTTAACAAGCTGAGCGCAGACAACATGAACCTGACAAAGCAGAAAGTCGAGCTTGGAGCAAAGCTTGCTGCTAGTTTGGCTGAGAAAGCGGCTCTGCAGAAAGAGATGGCGAACCTCACAAAATTCAGATCCAACACT AGATTCAGCCCTCAGTTTCCCATGCGCTGTCCTCCCTGTCTTCCACCACCTACATATATCC ATATTGCAAAGTGTCAGGAACGCGTCCAAAATGAGACAGCACTTGTTAAATCAAACGCCAATCAGGTGGTTCACAATCTGTTGTCCGAGAGGGACAACGCCTTCAGAGATCGAGACAACGCCATCAGAGATCGAGACAACGGCTTCAGAGATCGAGACGTCCATCTCACGGAGGCCAGGAAGCTGCGCAGAGATAAGGATCTCCTGGAGGAGAAGCTCACCGCCTACAAAAG GAAGTGCAAAGAAGACTTTGTTCAGGCTCTGAGTGGGGTCCAGACTGTGACCACCACGTTTTTGAATAAGATCGACAACCTGTTCCCTCACTCGCTGACGTTCCACCTCACCTGCAAGAGCCAGAGAGAACAGCTGGAGACGATAAAAAGCAACTGCACCAACCTGTCCAGGGAAGTGGAGAACAAGTTGCAGCCGTATCTGGACCACGTGGGCGAGACG ATGACTGAGATTCAATGGCGCTCCAGTCAACTAGAGGTGCAAAACTCGGATCTGACCTCCAAACTGCAGCAGTGTGAAGACAAACACAAGGCGGCAGTCGCTAAAGCTACCACGGATTTAGACGAGAAGCAAAAGTTTCATGATCAACAG ttaacGACATTACTGAAAGAGAAACTCCAGCAGGAGCAACAACTGGCCCAGAAAGACACAGAGATTCAGGCGCTGCATCAAATGCTGCCCAGCAAG GCTGGCCCACCAAACGCTGCTTTCCTGCAGACTATGCCTCAGCAGGGCAGGTAG
- the babam1 gene encoding BRISC and BRCA1-A complex member 1, protein METPEPGPADGEERPVELRPRTRSNPEGAEDRRSSTGSLGGNGNPTIPQPAVGNRVEGEGEASTTDSPPSSVTTTVSASTSQAVVPPVTVSMAAGSGTAAGTTAQLSTAAVTAKERPKAPHQQPVLSTSIPQPAEYQLRVPRVNCPEKVIICLDLSEEMSLPKLESFNGSKTNALNISQKMIEMFVRTKHKIDKRHEFALVVINDDALWLSGFTSDPRELCSCLYDLETNVCESFNLEDLLNVIRQKIELPSMENVQTIPPPYVVRTVLIYSRHAGPMQFNPSEALSKMLQSPYFFFDVVYLHNGMEEQGDETSWRETYTSFCTLDCKGMCYRFEVSLSGPAIELHNCMAKLLAHPLQRPFQSHASYSLLEGDDTPDTEATV, encoded by the exons ATGGAGACTCCAGAGCCAGGCCCAGCTGATGGAGAGGAACGTCCAGTGGAGCTGCGACCCCGGACGCGCTCCAACCCCGAAGGTGCCGAGGACCGTCGCAGCAGCACCGGCAGCCTCGGAGGCAACGGGAACCCGACCATTCCTCAGCCTGCAGTGGGCAACCGTGTGGAGGGCGAAGGCGAAGCCTCGACCACTGACAGCCCTCCAAGCTCCGTCACCACAACGGTTTCGGCCTCTACATCTCAGGCCGTGGTTCCCCCTGTGACCGTTTCCATGGCAGCTGGCTCTGGAACAGCAGCCGGCACCACAGCCCAGCTGTCCACTGCAGCTGTGACGGCCAAAGAACGACCGAAGGCCCCTCACCAGCAGCCCGTCCTGAGTACGTCCATTCCTCAACCAGCAGAATACCAGCTGAGAGTTCCCAGAGTCAACTGTCCAGAGAAAGTG ATAATCTGTCTAGATCTTTCTGAAGAAATGTCCTTACCAAAGCTGGAGTCTTTTAACGG ATCTAAAACAAACGCCTTGAACATATCCCAGAAGATGATCGAGATGTTTgtgagaacaaaacacaagatCGACAAACGACACGAGTTTGCTCTGGTTGTCATCAACGATGATGCTCTGTGG CTGTCTGGCTTCACGTCTGATCCCAGAGAGCTGTGCAGCTGCCTGTATGACCTGGAGACCAACGTGTGCGAGTCCTTCA ACCTGGAAGATCTCCTTAACGTCAT CCGTCAGAAGATTGAGCTGCCGTCGATGGAGAACGTTCAGACCATCCCGCCTCCCTACGTGGTGCGGACTGTCCTCATCTACAGCCGCCACGCTGGGCCCATGCAGTTCAACCCTTCAGAAGCTCTCAGT AAAATGCTGCAATCTCCATATTTCTTCTTTGATGTTGTTTATTTGCACAACGGGATGGAGGAACAAGGAGATGAGACCAGCTGGAGG GAGACCTACACTTCGTTCTGTACCCTGGACTGCAAAGGCATGTGTTATCGCTTCGAGGTTTCCCTGAGTGGACCCGCCATCGAGCTGCACAACTGCATGGCCAAACTGCTGGCTCACCCTCTGCAGAGGCCGTTCCAGAGCCACGCGTCCTACAGCCTGCTGGAGGGGGACGACACCCCGGACACGGAGGCTACAGTGTAA
- the ushbp1 gene encoding uncharacterized protein ushbp1 isoform X1, translating to MEDSKRSRCNSLDTSSLFNKDVLSHGDFVTFDPEASEPLIGHEPTPAEVAQCEAEVSTLLSIIADLNKKMGSLKAPRVDSSSDPGDTRPPRPSRPLVPPDLLSHRLLRSSPESSSASAAASKHPATSQGGGGVVWTQLQEVLSSVEDSISFRRTWAAPITASDQNKDTEHLRAAQENWTKATQMLEEMERDFGISCSVGMQKEQNLNDFLDLEKQESVLRNNMPSRNDELQKAPSNIYSLEDENNKVLHLAGLHKAWRSDRFSPSYRPPSGALSPDRPPPSYPGSPLLHRRTSRAVTPLSLGGDGTPLGCVTPSSPCPSPISLESETERLNRCIERLKARNERLTAALERRKADSEQISLKLCRLESDRSALQMALRYCEECEEAYGELLFLYEAKLQQCPPLQIHSTEPVCDMQQSAQNPEMGTEELSTSFCTAGVTEETQSHTRHRTPDPADREAILRQQIERLKRERAAICPAKPGPGAEVRLSSETGQPVGTRWGHMMKDNSKPPESKREKASLFYELISVREEMSDLRALIRLKEKELRCLEWGLMGQKSQETAGVFIPENLRDEAEDRKTEQRFGENAAKAVSDGEITSSLTRPILKELQAVLQREQALKRRLAMVHDSLNSALADGAPHRKDNAEQIARLTQAHSKVLSSYRQIRRKYREQVWRLEQKVAAMMESQHSQSEAGKAAEEGAEWRKEETIL from the exons ATGGAG GATTCCAAAAGAAGCAGATGTAACAGCCTTGATACCAGCTCCCTGTTTAACAAGGATGTGCTGAGCCATGGTGActttgtgacctttgaccctgaaGCCTCTGAGCCTCTGATTGGCCATGAGCCCACACCAGCAGAGGTGGCTCAGTGCGAAGCAGAAGTAAGCACCCTGCTCAGCATCATAGCTGATCTAAACAAGAAGATGGGGTCGCTAAAGGCTCCGAG GGTTGACTCTTCCAGTGATCCAGGAGACACGAGACCGCCACGTCCGTCCAGACCTCTGGTTCCCCCGGATCTTCTGTCTCACCGGCTGCTCAGAAGCAGCCCAGAGAGCAGCTCTGCTTCTGCCGCCGCATCCAAACATCCAGCAACCAGCCAAG GGGGCGGCGGTGTCGTCTGGACACAACTGCAGGAGGTTTTATCATCGGTGGAGGACTCGATCAGCTTCAGAAGGACGTGGGCCGCTCCAATCACAGCCTCCGACCAGAACAAGGACACGGAGCACCTGAGAGCTGCTCAGGAGAACTGGACCAAAGCCACACAG ATGctggaggagatggagagagacTTTGGGATTTCATGTTCTGTAGGAATGCAGAAAGAGCAGAACTTGAACGACTTCTTGGATCTGGAAAAACAAGAGTCTGTTCTCAGGAACAACATGCCGAGTCGCAATGATGAGCTGCAGAAAGCTCCAAGTAATATTTACTCACTGGAAGACGAGAACAACAAG GTGCTCCACCTGGCTGGTCTCCACAAGGCCTGGAGGTCTGACAGGTTTTCTCCTTCATACCGGCCTCCTTCAGGAGCTCTCAGTCCCGACCGACCGCCTCCTTCCTACCCCGGTTCACCTTTACTCCACAGAAGAACGTCCAGAGCTGTGACTCCTCTGTCTTTGGGTGGGGACGGGACTCCACTGGGCTGCGTGACCCCGAGCAGTCCCTGCCCCAGCCCCATCAGCCTGGAATCAGAGACCGAGAGACTGAACAG ATGCATTGAGAGGCTGAAGGCCAGAAATGAGCGTCTGACTGCGGCTCTGGAGCGAAGGAAGGCGGATTCGGAGCAGATCAGTCTGAAACTGTGCCGACTGGAGTCTGACCGCTCTGCCCTGCAGATGGCTCTTAGATACTG TGAGGAGTGTGAGGAGGCCTACGGCGAGCTGCTGTTTCTTTATGAAGCCAAGCTGCAGCAATGCCCCCCTCTGCAGATACACTCAACAG AGCCGGTGTGTGACATGCAGCAATCAGCTCAGAACCCGGAGATGGGAACTGAGGAGTTATCCACCTCCTTCTGCACTGCTGGAGTCACAGAGGAAACCCAGAGTCACACGAGGCACAG AACTCCAGATCCAGCAGACCGGGAAGCAATTCTTCGACAACAAATCGAGCGACTGAAGAGGGAACGGGCAGCCATTTGCCCAGCAAAGCCAGGTCCAGGAGCCGAGGTCAGACTGAGCTCAGAAACCGGTCAACCGGTCGGTACCAGATGGGGCCACATGATGAAGGACAACAGCAAACCTCCTGAGAGCAAGAGGGAGAAAGCATCGCTATTTTATGAGTTGATCTCAGTCAGG GAGGAGATGTCAGATCTTCGAGCTTTAATCCGTCTGAAGGAGAAGGAGCTGCGATGTCTCGAATGGGGCTTAATGGGACAGAAGTCTCAGGAAACAGCTGGAGTTTTCATCCCAGAAAACCTCAGAGACGAGGCGGAAGATCGGAAGACCGAACAG AGGTTTGGTGAAAACGCTGCCAAAGCTGTTAGTGACGGTGAAATCACGAGTTCTCTGACCCGACCCATTCTGAAAGAGCTGCAGGCCGTCCTACAGAG GGAACAAGCCCTGAAGAGGAGGCTGGCCATGGTCCACGACTCGCTGAACTCGGCTCTCGCAGACGGCGCCCCCCACAGGAAGGACAACGCGGAGCAGATCGCTCGACTCACACAGGCGCACAG TAAAGTTCTGAGTTCCTACAGGCAGATTCGCAGGAAGTATCGGGAGCAGGTGTGGCGGCTGGAGCAGAAGGTTGCCGCCATGATGGAGAGTCAACACAGCCAGAGCGAAGCAGGCAAAGCTGCAGAGGAAGGAGCAGAGTGGAGGAAGGAAGAGacaattttataa
- the ushbp1 gene encoding uncharacterized protein ushbp1 isoform X2, producing MEDSKRSRCNSLDTSSLFNKDVLSHGDFVTFDPEASEPLIGHEPTPAEVAQCEAEVSTLLSIIADLNKKMGSLKAPSDPGDTRPPRPSRPLVPPDLLSHRLLRSSPESSSASAAASKHPATSQGGGGVVWTQLQEVLSSVEDSISFRRTWAAPITASDQNKDTEHLRAAQENWTKATQMLEEMERDFGISCSVGMQKEQNLNDFLDLEKQESVLRNNMPSRNDELQKAPSNIYSLEDENNKVLHLAGLHKAWRSDRFSPSYRPPSGALSPDRPPPSYPGSPLLHRRTSRAVTPLSLGGDGTPLGCVTPSSPCPSPISLESETERLNRCIERLKARNERLTAALERRKADSEQISLKLCRLESDRSALQMALRYCEECEEAYGELLFLYEAKLQQCPPLQIHSTEPVCDMQQSAQNPEMGTEELSTSFCTAGVTEETQSHTRHRTPDPADREAILRQQIERLKRERAAICPAKPGPGAEVRLSSETGQPVGTRWGHMMKDNSKPPESKREKASLFYELISVREEMSDLRALIRLKEKELRCLEWGLMGQKSQETAGVFIPENLRDEAEDRKTEQRFGENAAKAVSDGEITSSLTRPILKELQAVLQREQALKRRLAMVHDSLNSALADGAPHRKDNAEQIARLTQAHSKVLSSYRQIRRKYREQVWRLEQKVAAMMESQHSQSEAGKAAEEGAEWRKEETIL from the exons ATGGAG GATTCCAAAAGAAGCAGATGTAACAGCCTTGATACCAGCTCCCTGTTTAACAAGGATGTGCTGAGCCATGGTGActttgtgacctttgaccctgaaGCCTCTGAGCCTCTGATTGGCCATGAGCCCACACCAGCAGAGGTGGCTCAGTGCGAAGCAGAAGTAAGCACCCTGCTCAGCATCATAGCTGATCTAAACAAGAAGATGGGGTCGCTAAAGGCTCCGAG TGATCCAGGAGACACGAGACCGCCACGTCCGTCCAGACCTCTGGTTCCCCCGGATCTTCTGTCTCACCGGCTGCTCAGAAGCAGCCCAGAGAGCAGCTCTGCTTCTGCCGCCGCATCCAAACATCCAGCAACCAGCCAAG GGGGCGGCGGTGTCGTCTGGACACAACTGCAGGAGGTTTTATCATCGGTGGAGGACTCGATCAGCTTCAGAAGGACGTGGGCCGCTCCAATCACAGCCTCCGACCAGAACAAGGACACGGAGCACCTGAGAGCTGCTCAGGAGAACTGGACCAAAGCCACACAG ATGctggaggagatggagagagacTTTGGGATTTCATGTTCTGTAGGAATGCAGAAAGAGCAGAACTTGAACGACTTCTTGGATCTGGAAAAACAAGAGTCTGTTCTCAGGAACAACATGCCGAGTCGCAATGATGAGCTGCAGAAAGCTCCAAGTAATATTTACTCACTGGAAGACGAGAACAACAAG GTGCTCCACCTGGCTGGTCTCCACAAGGCCTGGAGGTCTGACAGGTTTTCTCCTTCATACCGGCCTCCTTCAGGAGCTCTCAGTCCCGACCGACCGCCTCCTTCCTACCCCGGTTCACCTTTACTCCACAGAAGAACGTCCAGAGCTGTGACTCCTCTGTCTTTGGGTGGGGACGGGACTCCACTGGGCTGCGTGACCCCGAGCAGTCCCTGCCCCAGCCCCATCAGCCTGGAATCAGAGACCGAGAGACTGAACAG ATGCATTGAGAGGCTGAAGGCCAGAAATGAGCGTCTGACTGCGGCTCTGGAGCGAAGGAAGGCGGATTCGGAGCAGATCAGTCTGAAACTGTGCCGACTGGAGTCTGACCGCTCTGCCCTGCAGATGGCTCTTAGATACTG TGAGGAGTGTGAGGAGGCCTACGGCGAGCTGCTGTTTCTTTATGAAGCCAAGCTGCAGCAATGCCCCCCTCTGCAGATACACTCAACAG AGCCGGTGTGTGACATGCAGCAATCAGCTCAGAACCCGGAGATGGGAACTGAGGAGTTATCCACCTCCTTCTGCACTGCTGGAGTCACAGAGGAAACCCAGAGTCACACGAGGCACAG AACTCCAGATCCAGCAGACCGGGAAGCAATTCTTCGACAACAAATCGAGCGACTGAAGAGGGAACGGGCAGCCATTTGCCCAGCAAAGCCAGGTCCAGGAGCCGAGGTCAGACTGAGCTCAGAAACCGGTCAACCGGTCGGTACCAGATGGGGCCACATGATGAAGGACAACAGCAAACCTCCTGAGAGCAAGAGGGAGAAAGCATCGCTATTTTATGAGTTGATCTCAGTCAGG GAGGAGATGTCAGATCTTCGAGCTTTAATCCGTCTGAAGGAGAAGGAGCTGCGATGTCTCGAATGGGGCTTAATGGGACAGAAGTCTCAGGAAACAGCTGGAGTTTTCATCCCAGAAAACCTCAGAGACGAGGCGGAAGATCGGAAGACCGAACAG AGGTTTGGTGAAAACGCTGCCAAAGCTGTTAGTGACGGTGAAATCACGAGTTCTCTGACCCGACCCATTCTGAAAGAGCTGCAGGCCGTCCTACAGAG GGAACAAGCCCTGAAGAGGAGGCTGGCCATGGTCCACGACTCGCTGAACTCGGCTCTCGCAGACGGCGCCCCCCACAGGAAGGACAACGCGGAGCAGATCGCTCGACTCACACAGGCGCACAG TAAAGTTCTGAGTTCCTACAGGCAGATTCGCAGGAAGTATCGGGAGCAGGTGTGGCGGCTGGAGCAGAAGGTTGCCGCCATGATGGAGAGTCAACACAGCCAGAGCGAAGCAGGCAAAGCTGCAGAGGAAGGAGCAGAGTGGAGGAAGGAAGAGacaattttataa